The following nucleotide sequence is from Anopheles stephensi strain Indian chromosome 3, UCI_ANSTEP_V1.0, whole genome shotgun sequence.
ATTGTGCAGCGGTACGATTTCTCCACTGAACGCAACAGCGTACGGGAGCAGTCTGTTCGGATCGTTGCGGCCAGCCTCCATGGTGTAATGCTGCCGGTGGCTACCACCCGCATCCGGTCCGGTAATCCATAGCAAAAGTCGATTAGAGCCTTGCAGCGAGAATTTGGCAGACATCAGCACAAACGGGAGCTTATCACGGTGCTTTCCATCACCAAGACCTCTGCAAATCAAAACAGGTGCAATGAACAATCTTCATTAGCTTTAATATCTCAATAACAACTCACCTTATTTTTCCACTAACAAGATACAGCTTATGACACCGTGGCTGTTCCGCGGTTTCGGTGTACGGATCGATCAGCACCGTCGTTGGTTCACCGGGCCACACCGTATCCACCAGCACCTCCTTATGGTCGAAGGTGATGTGCGtggcaaacataaacaaacagcaGGGCTGCCGACAACGTCCAGCCGGACACGGGAACGGTTGACGGGAGATGGTGCTATCGTCGAGGTGCAGAATATCGGCCCCTTTTTCTTCGACGACTTCAAACGCAC
It contains:
- the LOC118514598 gene encoding uncharacterized protein LOC118514598, giving the protein MASNKKSVSKSSQLQTQINQLNLSNLPSPPKTMDSDGDNIEATEPPSELLDRTKSPIYSALFKSNRQHPESLWSAFEVVEEKGADILHLDDSTISRQPFPCPAGRCRQPCCLFMFATHITFDHKEVLVDTVWPGEPTTVLIDPYTETAEQPRCHKLYLVSGKIRGLGDGKHRDKLPFVLMSAKFSLQGSNRLLLWITGPDAGGSHRQHYTMEAGRNDPNRLLPYAVAFSGEIVPLHNSQDAALIHHAGVGLVIPEQQIDSLTESRSKLLEVCVHFY